From Rutidosis leptorrhynchoides isolate AG116_Rl617_1_P2 chromosome 3, CSIRO_AGI_Rlap_v1, whole genome shotgun sequence, a single genomic window includes:
- the LOC139896416 gene encoding probable disease resistance protein At4g27220 yields the protein MAEGVIVTSVAEKVVDSMFVVAKKEIGYMWNCKQLVEKFKSEVQNLKDMKGRIQQKIELAKNKGDTLVVGVQDWINAATAEILEAEEFITKKTCFGTGLCGNWSTLHHYGKKAAQTDPLMELKAGGTIYESCVSLDTPAILDCYQNKNLVDIVTHNSVLDNIIKALEDDSKQVIGVYGVGGVGKTTLAKEVNSRVKTMFADVAFTTISKQFDVEKIQKDTENARKRIINGEKILIILDDVWEELNLDEVCIPCGINHTNCKILLTSRSKDVCKKMNAQSKISVNSLPLEEAWILFKHVVGDKLETDTHLSSVAYDIAKECRGLPLIIDVIGKTLKNKDVSSWKLSYDYLKSEAQWCFLQCSLFPEDSYILLEDLVLYRVGLEKSKEIESIEDARSTVQNAVNILMSYGLLLDINSKFYIRMHDVCRDMALSIVNEGSTNHFLVMAGEGLTEWLPRNNIQQSYTVLSLMENRISKLPEDHISFPNLEAAYLQCNQLTWISEEFIEEIKNARVLDLNDNEISSLPQSLARLSQLRMLNLKGNRSICEISIIGELKGLEILILNDTGIEEVPECIGQLVNLRRLEVRDCFNLSRMPPDAISKLQRLEELRIQFPVHCKQVHECLAAVNCLSKLTCLELKVPSVHDIPEGFNFDKLKGFAIKIERANRSFGFEYVWTSERHLALNRKYLVLPFIKWMKKLIEVSRPIISLSEIENLNNIIPDLDQEGFNNIEHINLKSCKNVTCLVDTCDWGGNANKKFLREVKRLILYGLDKLEVLWKCPDEFISLTNLVTLYIYDCHKLVRLFPLSVAKGLVSLKEVQIQLCKNIEEVIWGETETDEVVFPCLTTIHLGYCYELKSFYSGSCSINYPSLVEVTSFQCHKMEMWGHGSHETPKLKFVNNVPLDGGYSINDAIVEVSMAQKASLSVFSILNRNLRTRREDNYSFRVNKKVHVVYIEQLRLKNALYCSELGDNPKHSSSRQNSVTAGRMINALGIDFSTFFRKNLFEGSLTLFWEDLWCGNGSLKNRLSSEVRKLEDEISNISFKNNGSDSLVWSLSSNDKWSTKTLTSLLVQHSASQGNIYLETIINRLVPSNVGLFIWQASISRTPCRVELDKRGLDLDSVRYPVCDDNLETTEHSLANCKRAREVWEQIYKWWQIVLPAISILPSYLKALGSHSILISVNLFGKRWIGYPGTPYENIEMKRFFKETSCAARQS from the exons ATGGCAGAGGGGGTCATTGTTACTTCAGTTGCTGAGAAAGTAGTAGACTCGATGTTTGTTGTCGCCAAGAAGGAGATTGGTTACATGTGGAATTGCAAACAACTTGTTGAAAAGTTCAAAAGTGAAGTTCAAAACCTCAAAGATATGAAAGGGAGGATTCAACAAAAAATAGAATTAGCTAAAAATAAAGGAGACACACTCGTGGTTGGTGTTCAAGACTGGATCAACGCTGCTACTGCAGAAATATTGGAAGCTGAAGAATTTATTACAAAGAAGACATGCTTTGGAACTGGATTGTGTGGTAATTGGAGCACTCTTCATCATTACGGTAAGAAGGCAGCACAGACTGATCCTCTAATGGAGCTCAAAGCAGGAGGCACAATTTATGAAAGTTGTGTTTCTTTGGATACTCCTGCTATACTTGACTGCTACCAAAACAAGAATCTTGTTGATATTGTGACCCATAATTCAGTTTTGGACAATATCATTAAGGCTTTGGAAGATGATAGCAAACAAGTTATCGGAGTCTATGGTGTAGGAGGTGTAGGAAAAACTACATTGGCCAAGGAAGTTAATTCAAGAGTAAAGACTATGTTTGCTGATGTTGCATTTACCACTATCTCTAAACAGTTTGATGTTGAAAAGATCCAAAAGGACACTGAAAATGCAAGAAAGAGAATTATAAATGGTGAGAAGATTCTAATTATATTAGATGATGTGTGGGAGGAATTGAATTTAGATGAAGTGTGCATTCCGTGTGGTATTAATCACACGAATTGCAAAATTTTATTGACCTCTAGAAGCAAAGATGTGTGTAAAAAAATGAATGCTCAGAGTAAAATTAGTGTGAACTCTTTGCCATTAGAAGAAGCATGGATTCTTTTCAAACATGTTGTTGGTGACAAACTGGAGACCGACACCCATTTGAGTTCAGTTGCATACGATATTGCTAAAGAATGCAGGGGATTGCCACTCATTATTGACGTGATTGGAAAAACTTTGAAAAACAAAGATGTCAGTTCATGGAAG CTAAGCTATGATTATCTTAAAAGTGAAGCCCAATGGTGCTTCTTACAGTGTAGTTTGTTTCCAGAAGACTCTTATATCTTGTTGGAAGACTTGGTACTTTATAGGGTAGGTTTGGAGAAGTCTAAGGAGATTGAAAGCATAGAGGATGCAAGAAGCACTGTTCAAAATGCAGTGAATATCCTCATGTCTTATGGTTTGTTGTTGGATATTAATTCCAAATTTTACATCAGAATGCATGATGTGTGCCGTGATATGGCATTGTCAATTGTAAATGAAGGTAGTACAAATCATTTTCTGGTGATGGCCGGGGAAGGTTTGACTGAATGGTTGCCAAGAAACAACATCCAACAAAGTTACACGGTGCTATCATTGATGGAGAATAGAATAAGTAAGCTTCCTGAAGATCATATTAGCTTCCCAAATCTTGAAGCTGCCTATTTGCAGTGTAATCAACTGACATGGATTTCTGAAGAATTTATTGAAGAAATAAAAAATGCTAGAGTTTTAGATTTGAATGATAATGAGATCTCATCCCTCCCACAGTCATTAGCTAGGCTCTCACAACTTCGCATGCTCAATCTTAAGGGAAATAGATCTATATGTGAAATTAGTATAATAGGTGAGTTGAAAGGCCTTGAGATTCTAATTCTCAATGATACTGGAATCGAAGAAGTTCCTGAATGTATTGGTCAGTTGGTCAACTTAAGGCGGCTTGAAGTTAGAGATTGTTTCAATCTATCTCGTATGCCACCAGATGCCATTTCAAAGCTCCAGAGGTTGGAAGAGTTACGCATTCAATTCCCGGTCCATTGCAAACAAGTTCACGAGTGTCTTGCTGCGGTGAACTGTTTGTCGAAGCTCACATGTTTGGAATTAAAAGTTCCAAGTGTCCATGACATTCCTGAAGGTTTTAATTTTGATAAACTCAAAGGATTTGCAATTAAAATCGAAAGGGCTAATAGGTCGTTTGGTTTTGAGTACGTTTGGACTTCAGAACGTCATCTAGCTTTGAACAGGAAGTATCTTGTGCTTCCATTCATTAAATGGATGAAAAAACTAATTGAGGTAAGTCGTCCTATAATAAGTTTAAGTGAAATAGAAAACTTGAATAACATCATACCGGACCTAGATCAAGAAGGTTTCAATAATATAGAACATATTAATTTGAAGAGCTGTAAGAATGTCACATGCCTAGTGGATACGTGTGATTGGGGAGGGAATGCAAATAAAAAGTTTTTAAGGGAAGTTAAACGTTTGATTTTGTATGGACTAGATAAGTTAGAGGTTCTATGGAAATGCCCAGATGAATTTATAAGTCTTACTAACCTAGTCACCCTTTACATTTATGATTGTCATAAGTTAGTAAGACTATTTCCATTGAGTGTCGCAAAAGGGCTTGTTTCACTGAAGGAGGTTCAAATTCAATTGTGTAAAAATATAGAGGAGGTGATTTGGGGTGAAACTGAAACGGATGAAGTTGTCTTCCCTTGCCTTACCACTATTCACTTAGGTTATTGTTATGAACTCAAAAGCTTCTACTCGGGCAGTTGTAGCATCAATTATCCATCATTAGTGGAAGTAACATCCTTTCAATGTCATAAAATGGAGATGTGGGGACATGGAAGCCATGAAACACCCAAGCTCAAGTTTGTGAATAATGTACCACTTGATGGAGGTTATTCCATTAATGATGCCATTGTCGAAGTCAGTATGGCACAAAAGGCTAGCTTATCAG TATTTTCTATTTTGAACAGGAACTTGAGAACAAGACGAGAAGATAATTACAGTTTTAGAGTTAACAAAAAAG TCCATGTTGTATACATCGAGCAGTTACGGCTTAAAAATGCTTTATACTGTTCTGAGCTCGGTGACAACCCAAAACATTCGAGCTCGCGGCAAAATTCTGTTACG GCTGGTAGAATGATCAATGCCTTAGGCATCGATTTTTCTACATTTTTTAGGAAAAATCTCTTTGAAGGTTCTCTTACTTTATTTTGGGAAGATTTGTGGTGTGGTAATGGCAGTCTCAAGAACAG GTTGTCAAGCGAAGTCAGAAAACTGGAAGATGAGATCTCGAATATTTCTTTCAAAAATAATGGGTCGGATTCTTTGGTTTGGTCGCTATCTTCAAATGACAAATGGTCTACAAAAACATTAACTTCATTACTTGTGCAACATTCGGCGAGTCAAGGTAATATCTATCTTGAAACAATAATCAACAGATTGGTTCCCTCAAATGTCGGGTTGTTCATTTGGCAGGCAAGCATAAGTAGAACTCCGTGTCGGGTCGAGCTTGATAAACGGGGTTTAGATTTAGATTCGGTAAGGTACCCGGTTTGTGATGACAATCTCGAAACAACGGAACATTCACTTGCAAATTGCAAAAGAGCTCGTGAGGTTTGGGAACAAATATACAAATGGTGGCAAATTGTACTTCCTGCAATTTCAATTTTGCCGAGTTATTTAAAGGCATTGGGTTCTCATTCAATTCTAATTTCGGTAAATCTATTTGGCAAGCGGTGGATTGGGTACCCGGGTACACCATATGAAAACATTGAAATGAAACGGTTTTTTAAAGAAACAAGTTGTGCAGCGCGGCAATCGTAA